The following coding sequences are from one Thermovenabulum gondwanense window:
- a CDS encoding ABC transporter permease subunit, whose protein sequence is MNKNDFSSKTLRFIKNNSVPFLFLIICIGGVIASRLSINYILNEIVNRLDRNLFLVLSLIIPVVAGMGLNFALVVGAMAGQIGLIAIKVLNVKGIAGLFLAAIISIPFALLFGYGTGKILNKTKGKEMITSLILGFFAMGLYQLVFLLFVGTIIPIKNPEIVLPGGVGLKNAIDLKIIQYALDDLLKVKIMGINLPLASFILIGLLCLFTRFILKTKLGQDFRALGQDMHVAEVAGIDVDRTRLIAITISTLLAAWGQIIFLQNIGTLQTYSSHEQVGMFAVAAILVGGATVTKATIGNAILGTILFHTLFIVSPNAGKNLFGDPQIGEFFRSFVAYGVIAVSLVLHAMQKHFSADEKMETAE, encoded by the coding sequence ATGAATAAAAACGATTTTTCAAGCAAAACTTTGAGGTTTATAAAGAATAATTCGGTTCCTTTCTTGTTTTTAATAATCTGTATCGGAGGAGTAATAGCATCAAGGTTAAGTATTAACTATATCTTAAATGAAATAGTGAACCGTTTGGATAGAAACCTTTTTTTGGTGCTCTCGTTAATTATTCCCGTAGTAGCGGGTATGGGACTTAATTTCGCCCTTGTGGTGGGTGCTATGGCGGGACAAATCGGACTGATTGCGATAAAGGTCCTGAACGTAAAAGGGATAGCGGGGCTTTTCCTTGCTGCTATTATTTCAATACCCTTTGCCCTTTTATTCGGATACGGCACGGGGAAGATTTTAAACAAAACCAAAGGCAAGGAAATGATTACAAGTCTTATTCTGGGGTTTTTTGCTATGGGTCTTTATCAGCTCGTTTTTCTTCTATTTGTCGGTACGATCATACCCATTAAAAATCCTGAAATTGTACTTCCCGGAGGAGTTGGGCTTAAAAATGCCATCGACCTTAAAATAATTCAGTACGCTTTAGATGACCTTTTGAAAGTTAAAATTATGGGTATAAATTTACCCCTTGCTTCCTTTATTCTAATAGGATTGTTATGTCTTTTTACCCGTTTTATTTTGAAAACCAAGCTGGGGCAGGATTTCCGGGCTTTAGGGCAGGATATGCACGTGGCGGAAGTTGCGGGAATAGATGTGGACAGGACAAGGCTTATAGCCATCACCATTTCCACCCTTCTTGCCGCCTGGGGCCAGATAATATTTTTACAGAACATTGGTACCCTCCAAACCTACAGCAGCCATGAACAGGTAGGAATGTTTGCCGTTGCGGCAATACTCGTAGGTGGTGCTACGGTTACAAAAGCTACTATCGGCAACGCTATTTTGGGGACCATCCTTTTCCATACATTGTTTATCGTATCTCCCAATGCGGGGAAAAATCTTTTCGGTGATCCTCAGATAGGAGAATTTTTCAGGTCCTTTGTGGCCTACGGAGTTATAGCTGTATCGCTGGTGCTCCATGCTATGCAAAAGCACTTCAGCGCCGATGAAAAGATGGAAACCGCTGAGTGA
- a CDS encoding M24 family metallopeptidase — protein sequence MLLKEKLQKAIKMMEQEGLDVLCIGPSPDLEYLTGLNPLSDERFKALFLLKNGLYFYISPEICVEESKEALGDEVPVISWGDSEGFLKAIEKAKEEFGLNNAKVGVNGGIRAVDVIDISRVLNVIFLNATRLMEELRIIKTKDEVEKLKKAAAVADEVAEKVAGFIKPGMTEKDIKEMVEKMLLEFGGEELAFETIVASGPNSSKPHYNEYSRRIQEKDVIILDFGCRVGGFCSDISRTYFVGEPTEEQRKIYDIVLKANKKGEEAVREGVTAEEVDRAARNVIKEAGYGEFFFNRVGHGIGFGVHEAPYIMEGNKTVLKSGMAFSVEPGIYIPGKFGMRVEDIVVVTEKGCEVLNKATKDMIII from the coding sequence TTGCTTTTAAAGGAAAAGTTGCAGAAAGCCATAAAAATGATGGAACAGGAAGGGCTGGATGTCCTTTGTATAGGCCCTTCACCGGATCTGGAATACCTTACAGGACTTAACCCTTTAAGTGACGAGAGGTTTAAGGCATTATTCCTTCTAAAAAATGGCCTTTACTTTTACATTTCACCGGAGATTTGCGTAGAGGAATCGAAAGAAGCCCTTGGAGATGAGGTTCCGGTGATATCCTGGGGAGACTCCGAAGGTTTTCTAAAGGCTATAGAGAAAGCAAAAGAAGAATTTGGATTAAATAACGCTAAGGTAGGAGTTAACGGTGGAATAAGGGCGGTCGACGTTATTGATATTAGCAGGGTTTTAAATGTAATTTTTTTAAATGCCACCCGCTTAATGGAAGAATTAAGAATAATTAAGACCAAGGATGAAGTAGAAAAATTAAAGAAAGCTGCGGCGGTCGCCGATGAGGTAGCAGAAAAAGTTGCAGGATTTATCAAACCCGGGATGACGGAAAAGGATATTAAAGAAATGGTAGAAAAAATGCTTCTGGAATTTGGAGGAGAAGAACTTGCTTTTGAAACAATCGTAGCCTCCGGTCCAAACAGTTCAAAGCCACACTATAATGAATACTCCCGGAGGATCCAGGAAAAAGATGTAATAATTTTGGACTTTGGATGCCGGGTAGGAGGATTTTGTTCGGATATTTCCAGGACGTATTTTGTGGGAGAACCCACTGAAGAACAAAGGAAAATTTATGATATTGTCCTGAAAGCAAACAAAAAAGGGGAAGAAGCGGTAAGGGAAGGAGTTACTGCCGAAGAAGTGGATAGGGCTGCAAGGAATGTAATAAAAGAAGCGGGATACGGAGAATTTTTCTTTAACAGGGTCGGACACGGGATAGGATTTGGTGTGCACGAAGCTCCCTACATCATGGAAGGAAATAAAACTGTTTTAAAAAGCGGAATGGCTTTTAGCGTGGAGCCGGGAATTTATATACCCGGAAAGTTCGGGATGAGGGTGGAAGATATAGTCGTAGTTACCGAAAAGGGGTGCGAGGTGTTGAATAAAGCCACCAAGGATATGATTATAATATAA